From one Sulfurimonas sp. HSL-3221 genomic stretch:
- a CDS encoding ABC transporter ATP-binding protein, whose product MELKPVYTVKNLSFAYPKHSVLDGVDLALYPGEVVSLLGPNGCGKSTLIRLMLRLLEGKGDIRLHGQPLYNYNHRDIATHVAYIPQYHNVPFGYSVEEMVLMGRVSKLGFFAHPSRRDRDIARAALERVGIADLASRPFGQLSGGQKQMVLLARAIAQEVRTFIMDEPVNGLDYGNQMRLLRMITELAAEGYTFLKTTHYPDHALLVSTRVIVMHGGKIIANGDPDAVITPRMLRHVYDVDAEVIRHRERGWCVPHFTSPSHTPCS is encoded by the coding sequence ATGGAACTGAAACCCGTCTATACCGTTAAAAATCTCTCTTTCGCCTATCCGAAACATTCCGTTCTCGATGGCGTCGATCTTGCCCTCTACCCGGGAGAGGTCGTGAGCCTGCTGGGGCCAAACGGCTGCGGCAAGAGCACCCTGATCCGCCTCATGCTGCGGCTGCTCGAAGGCAAAGGCGACATCCGCCTGCACGGACAACCGCTCTACAACTACAACCACCGCGACATCGCGACGCATGTCGCCTACATTCCGCAGTACCACAACGTCCCCTTCGGCTACAGCGTGGAGGAGATGGTCCTGATGGGGCGGGTATCGAAGCTGGGCTTTTTCGCCCACCCCTCCAGACGCGACCGAGATATCGCCCGCGCCGCGCTGGAGCGCGTCGGCATCGCCGACCTCGCTTCGCGCCCCTTCGGGCAGCTCAGCGGCGGCCAGAAGCAGATGGTGCTGCTGGCGCGCGCCATCGCCCAGGAGGTACGCACCTTCATCATGGACGAACCGGTCAACGGGCTTGATTACGGCAACCAGATGCGCCTGCTGCGGATGATCACGGAGCTGGCGGCAGAGGGCTACACCTTTTTAAAGACGACGCACTATCCCGACCATGCACTGCTGGTCTCCACCAGGGTCATTGTCATGCACGGGGGCAAAATCATCGCGAACGGCGATCCCGATGCAGTTATCACCCCCCGGATGCTGCGCCACGTCTACGACGTCGATGCGGAGGTGATCCGTCACCGTGAACGGGGCTGGTGCGTCCCCCATTTCACTTCCCCATCCCACACCCCATGTTCATAA
- a CDS encoding FecCD family ABC transporter permease: MTRRTSSYWLFLGGGTLLLLLSALLALSWGQYPIAPETLLAFVKYKLFGGAVQEEFALLENILFQIRLPRILLAILIGAALATSGAAFQAMFVNPLVSPGILGVLAGASFGAALGMLLSEQWWIVQALAFAFGFVAVAFAVMVGSMVTSSRSTVMLVLGGVISGSLFTALLSVVKYVADPYSTLPAIVYWLMGSLSMAELDEVLLAAVPMGLSIAALLVMGKYFDLLSLGDEEARALGIDVKRIRLTAIILATLASSLSVVMAGIIGWVGLIIPHIVRMAAGPSHTLLLPLSALVGGAFMLLADSVSRLAMNVEIPIGILTSLIGIPVFIIVLKNARAAWN; this comes from the coding sequence TTGACCAGGCGCACCTCATCCTACTGGCTCTTTCTGGGCGGGGGCACCCTGCTGCTCCTGCTGTCGGCGCTGCTGGCCCTCTCCTGGGGCCAGTACCCGATCGCGCCCGAAACGCTGCTCGCCTTTGTCAAGTACAAACTCTTCGGCGGCGCTGTGCAGGAGGAGTTCGCCCTGCTTGAGAACATCCTGTTCCAGATCCGTCTGCCGCGCATCCTTCTGGCTATCCTGATCGGTGCCGCGCTCGCGACGTCGGGCGCCGCTTTCCAGGCGATGTTCGTCAACCCCCTCGTCTCGCCGGGGATCCTAGGCGTCCTCGCCGGTGCCTCCTTCGGCGCCGCACTGGGGATGCTGCTGAGCGAACAGTGGTGGATCGTGCAAGCCCTGGCCTTCGCCTTCGGCTTCGTCGCCGTCGCCTTCGCCGTGATGGTGGGCTCCATGGTGACCAGTTCGCGCTCGACCGTCATGCTCGTGCTCGGCGGGGTCATCAGCGGTTCGCTCTTCACGGCGCTGCTCTCCGTCGTCAAATACGTCGCCGACCCCTACAGCACGCTGCCGGCCATCGTCTACTGGCTGATGGGCTCGCTCAGCATGGCCGAACTCGACGAGGTGCTGCTCGCCGCCGTGCCGATGGGGCTCTCCATCGCGGCACTGCTCGTGATGGGCAAGTATTTCGATCTGCTGAGCCTCGGCGACGAGGAGGCGCGCGCCCTCGGCATCGACGTCAAACGCATCCGCCTGACCGCCATTATCCTGGCGACGCTCGCCTCGTCGCTCTCCGTGGTGATGGCGGGCATCATCGGCTGGGTGGGACTCATCATCCCGCACATCGTCCGTATGGCCGCGGGACCTTCGCATACGCTGCTGCTGCCGCTGAGCGCCCTGGTCGGCGGAGCCTTCATGCTCCTGGCCGATTCCGTCTCCCGCCTGGCGATGAACGTCGAGATCCCCATCGGGATCCTCACCTCGCTCATCGGCATCCCCGTCTTTATCATCGTACTTAAAAACGCGAGGGCCGCATGGAACTGA
- a CDS encoding TonB-dependent receptor encodes MKPVYTYPLVAVMAASALWADPVNIEHIVVSDSALDDTLYQGDTNGSDQRFEKKSITTLGTQANMNPFTVIQYSPSVNYTPADTSGSNEPSYHDPIRIRGKSQSGPGGVYMINGMPISSNPGGGKQMLDMENVASIDLLKGYLPPEKNIGFSSLIGKVDMNVNAPRQQSSGTLSQAFGSDSFTRSFARFDSGQMGDVRLFGSFSHLGYDKYKGDGELERFNAMAGIAYTPSEMFSAEAYVIYNKDDHHNYYALSYTEAQDLESYWDKDFASARPTADNDVDYYDWNKQNFDTTAVLATLQFRPSADDTVTIKPYYKTDKGEYWNASVNANPAKNRVIQWRIDHDLFGGVADYTHRFSKALKTTLGYWYHKQQPPGPPTDRLKYKSVGGDLVFDGYASLAETGYHTLQAPFAELSGSLGGFDYNAGLQYQSFEIGSLKSYTFGTDLNTSQNYDTAIAQGTLDPWASVKAKTFHTWIPSLYAGYRFDELNTLYVSYARTYGFDVNLFPTYIKNRANFVAKNVTLQQLWNKLELETSDNIDLGYKTMVGGVALNPVLFVSFVKNKQANVYDPEYGVNYPANVGDAMGYGAEFSASGPVSESLEFIAGLSYNKYAFTQDFKSSPTTTIDTEGKQVPDAPEVLAKAALSYSVGGWMITPSVRYTSKRYGDLQNSQTVDAYTLFDLDVAYRINGFLGSKSAVFRLSGTNLTDEKYVATIISADNVLATTGTSSTYQTGAPLSVFGSLSLSF; translated from the coding sequence TTGAAACCCGTTTACACCTACCCCCTCGTTGCCGTCATGGCCGCCTCCGCCCTCTGGGCCGACCCCGTTAATATCGAACACATCGTCGTCTCCGACAGCGCGCTGGACGACACCCTCTACCAGGGCGACACCAACGGTTCCGATCAGCGCTTCGAAAAGAAGAGCATCACGACCCTCGGGACCCAGGCAAACATGAACCCCTTTACGGTCATCCAGTACTCCCCTTCGGTCAACTACACCCCCGCCGACACGTCCGGTTCCAACGAACCCTCCTACCACGACCCCATCCGCATCCGCGGCAAATCCCAGTCGGGCCCGGGGGGCGTCTATATGATCAACGGCATGCCGATCTCCAGCAACCCCGGCGGCGGCAAACAGATGCTCGACATGGAGAACGTCGCCTCCATCGACCTGCTCAAAGGGTACCTGCCACCGGAGAAGAACATCGGTTTCTCCAGCCTGATCGGCAAGGTAGACATGAACGTCAACGCGCCGCGGCAGCAGAGCAGCGGTACGCTTTCCCAGGCGTTCGGTTCGGACAGTTTCACCCGCTCCTTTGCACGCTTCGACAGCGGGCAGATGGGGGACGTCCGCCTCTTCGGATCGTTCTCCCACCTCGGATACGACAAGTACAAAGGCGACGGGGAACTTGAGCGCTTCAACGCCATGGCGGGGATCGCCTATACCCCCTCGGAGATGTTCAGCGCGGAAGCCTACGTCATCTACAACAAAGACGATCACCACAACTACTACGCCCTCTCCTATACCGAGGCCCAGGATCTGGAGAGCTACTGGGACAAAGATTTCGCCTCCGCCCGGCCGACGGCGGACAACGACGTCGATTACTACGACTGGAACAAACAGAATTTCGATACGACGGCCGTCCTGGCAACCCTGCAGTTCCGCCCAAGCGCTGACGACACGGTGACAATCAAACCCTACTACAAAACGGACAAGGGGGAGTACTGGAACGCCAGCGTCAACGCGAACCCTGCGAAAAACCGCGTCATCCAGTGGCGGATCGACCATGACCTCTTCGGGGGCGTCGCCGATTACACCCACCGCTTCTCCAAGGCCCTCAAGACGACGCTGGGCTACTGGTACCACAAACAGCAGCCTCCGGGACCGCCGACGGACCGCCTGAAGTACAAATCCGTCGGCGGCGACCTCGTTTTTGACGGGTACGCCTCCCTGGCCGAAACCGGGTACCACACCCTCCAGGCCCCCTTCGCGGAGCTCTCCGGCAGCCTCGGCGGCTTTGACTACAACGCCGGGCTCCAGTACCAGAGCTTCGAGATCGGCTCGCTCAAGAGCTACACCTTCGGTACCGACCTCAACACCAGCCAGAACTACGACACGGCGATCGCCCAGGGCACCCTCGACCCCTGGGCCAGCGTCAAGGCGAAGACCTTCCATACGTGGATCCCGTCGCTCTATGCCGGCTACCGTTTCGATGAACTCAACACGCTCTACGTCTCCTACGCCCGCACCTACGGCTTCGACGTCAACCTCTTCCCGACCTACATCAAGAACCGGGCCAACTTCGTCGCCAAGAACGTGACGCTGCAGCAGCTGTGGAACAAGCTCGAACTCGAAACCTCCGACAACATCGACCTGGGCTACAAGACGATGGTCGGCGGCGTCGCGCTGAACCCGGTGCTCTTCGTCTCCTTCGTCAAGAACAAGCAGGCCAACGTCTACGACCCCGAATACGGCGTCAACTATCCCGCCAACGTCGGCGACGCGATGGGCTACGGCGCAGAGTTCTCCGCTTCGGGTCCGGTCAGCGAATCGCTGGAGTTCATCGCGGGGCTCTCCTACAACAAGTACGCCTTTACGCAGGACTTCAAAAGCTCGCCGACGACGACGATCGACACGGAGGGCAAACAGGTCCCCGACGCGCCGGAGGTCCTGGCCAAGGCGGCGCTCTCCTACAGCGTCGGCGGCTGGATGATCACGCCGAGCGTGCGCTACACCTCCAAACGCTACGGCGACCTCCAAAACAGCCAGACCGTCGACGCCTACACCCTCTTCGACCTTGACGTCGCCTACCGCATCAACGGTTTTCTCGGCAGCAAAAGCGCCGTCTTCCGCCTCAGCGGGACGAACCTGACCGACGAGAAGTACGTGGCGACCATCATCTCCGCGGACAACGTCCTCGCGACGACGGGCACCTCTTCCACCTACCAGACGGGGGCGCCGCTCTCCGTCTTCGGATCGCTGAGTCTGTCGTTTTGA
- a CDS encoding ABC transporter substrate-binding protein, which translates to MNRLLLTLFISVLVLVPQALSDMKEDQATVKRVFGSSPPMNYLLYALAPDKMIGLNFAAKNPFNGADPAYLDARFLALPVIGSFHGSGSRINLESLIAARPDLVLIWEDDMLVQTVTDQITKLGVPTMTVPFRQIDSMPDAMERVGDAIGAGKRGRELADYTRTVIAEINTSLAGTKPTRYYYAEGLDGLSTECDTSFHVVAMNFAGGENVHKCRQSNLRGLEKINFETLLAYDPEVIIVQHAMVYGDLVEDPMWQQLRAVKAGRIYLVPTLPFNWVDRPPSFMRVIGIQWLASLFHPEAYDVDLKVRVAAFYKLFLGVDLSAQEIDDLLVP; encoded by the coding sequence ATGAACAGACTTCTGCTTACCCTCTTTATATCGGTGCTCGTCTTGGTACCCCAGGCGCTTAGCGATATGAAAGAAGATCAGGCGACCGTCAAGAGGGTCTTCGGCTCTTCGCCGCCGATGAACTACCTGCTCTACGCCCTCGCCCCTGACAAAATGATCGGCCTCAACTTCGCGGCCAAGAACCCCTTTAACGGTGCCGATCCCGCCTACCTCGACGCGCGCTTTCTCGCGCTGCCCGTCATCGGCTCGTTCCACGGCAGCGGCAGCCGCATCAACCTCGAGAGTCTCATCGCCGCCCGCCCGGACCTTGTGCTGATCTGGGAAGACGACATGCTCGTGCAGACCGTGACCGACCAGATCACGAAACTGGGCGTTCCGACGATGACCGTACCGTTCCGGCAGATCGACTCAATGCCCGACGCCATGGAACGCGTCGGCGACGCCATCGGCGCGGGCAAACGCGGCCGGGAACTGGCCGACTACACCCGCACGGTCATTGCCGAGATCAACACCTCCCTGGCCGGCACCAAGCCGACACGCTACTACTACGCCGAGGGGCTGGACGGCCTCTCGACGGAGTGCGACACCTCCTTCCACGTCGTCGCCATGAACTTCGCCGGCGGCGAGAACGTCCACAAATGCCGCCAGAGCAACCTGCGCGGGCTGGAGAAGATCAACTTCGAGACCCTGCTGGCCTACGATCCGGAGGTGATCATCGTCCAGCACGCCATGGTCTACGGCGACCTCGTGGAGGACCCGATGTGGCAGCAGCTCCGCGCCGTCAAAGCGGGACGGATATACCTCGTCCCGACGCTGCCGTTCAACTGGGTCGACCGTCCGCCGTCGTTCATGCGCGTCATCGGCATCCAGTGGCTCGCCTCGCTTTTCCACCCCGAGGCGTACGACGTCGATCTGAAAGTGCGCGTTGCCGCCTTTTACAAACTGTTTCTCGGCGTCGACCTGAGCGCGCAAGAGATAGACGACCTGCTGGTGCCCTGA
- a CDS encoding TonB family protein encodes MIHENDRHHRLQAMGASLLMHAALVGAFFYAPHPSTPLLTAERQTMAISLADYAPRAAAAAAAPKAKPLPATPAARPKPPVKTAAVPVHETVKAAPQSAPVPLPKTPEIKTPDDAALSEAFASLPSPPVAPASHAETSPHTPNNASSATPLANNKKADPTGPDATVLGQIRAMIESAIAYPAAARRLRLEGVVTLSFKLASNGTVAAAEILRSSGSTILDRKALQTLWDLSGDFPSLESLTHLTIPITFSLSHS; translated from the coding sequence ATGATACATGAAAACGACCGCCATCACCGCCTGCAAGCGATGGGTGCGTCCCTGCTGATGCACGCCGCCTTGGTGGGCGCGTTCTTCTACGCACCGCACCCCTCGACGCCCCTCCTCACGGCCGAGCGGCAGACGATGGCGATCTCCCTGGCCGACTATGCGCCGCGTGCCGCAGCTGCGGCCGCCGCGCCGAAAGCGAAACCCCTCCCGGCCACACCGGCTGCACGCCCGAAACCGCCGGTAAAAACGGCAGCGGTGCCGGTACATGAAACGGTCAAGGCCGCGCCCCAGAGCGCTCCCGTTCCCCTCCCCAAAACCCCTGAGATAAAGACACCCGATGACGCGGCTTTATCTGAGGCGTTTGCCTCTCTTCCGTCCCCGCCCGTGGCCCCGGCCTCACACGCGGAAACTTCTCCTCACACACCAAACAATGCGTCAAGCGCTACACCGCTTGCCAACAACAAAAAAGCTGACCCAACCGGGCCGGACGCAACGGTGCTGGGACAGATACGTGCCATGATCGAATCCGCCATCGCCTACCCCGCCGCCGCAAGAAGGCTGCGGCTCGAGGGGGTGGTGACGCTCTCGTTCAAACTTGCTTCCAACGGTACGGTCGCTGCTGCGGAAATCTTACGCAGCAGCGGCAGTACGATTCTGGACCGTAAAGCGTTGCAAACGCTATGGGATCTCAGCGGCGATTTTCCCTCTCTTGAATCGCTGACCCATCTGACGATCCCGATTACCTTCTCACTTTCACACTCTTAG
- a CDS encoding globin, producing the protein MNVFTENGTAIHGFNQCGTGPFEGAGAAPRTADAKIDFVYPEVTFPSDALYRAWGQANIRDLVRYHHGLLRKTVLGEMFPDDDDAFAAATEKAADFFIEALGGPKTFSDAHGHPALRMRHLHLIVDEKAREIWLMMYRKAMAERAMPAEHAREFWEWIEALSIRMINRRTTVTPITRYPYEPLAGRKAAE; encoded by the coding sequence ATGAACGTCTTTACAGAGAATGGCACGGCGATCCATGGCTTTAACCAGTGCGGCACCGGGCCGTTTGAAGGAGCCGGCGCCGCCCCGCGTACGGCCGATGCGAAGATCGACTTTGTCTATCCCGAGGTCACCTTCCCCTCCGACGCGCTCTACCGCGCATGGGGCCAAGCAAACATCCGCGACCTCGTCCGGTACCACCACGGCCTGCTGCGCAAGACGGTGCTGGGCGAGATGTTCCCCGATGACGACGACGCCTTTGCCGCCGCCACCGAAAAAGCCGCCGACTTCTTCATTGAGGCCCTCGGCGGACCGAAAACCTTCAGCGATGCCCACGGCCACCCCGCGCTCCGGATGCGCCACCTGCACCTCATCGTGGATGAAAAAGCCCGGGAGATCTGGCTGATGATGTACCGCAAGGCGATGGCGGAGCGTGCCATGCCCGCCGAACACGCCCGGGAGTTCTGGGAGTGGATCGAAGCCCTCTCCATCCGCATGATCAACCGCCGTACGACGGTCACCCCCATCACGCGCTACCCCTATGAACCCCTCGCGGGACGCAAGGCGGCGGAGTAG
- a CDS encoding cytochrome c, whose translation MDFIGMFPLFYFPDIGSAWLMGITGTIHILASHTSVGAALLFAFLAHKAYKENRTDLYDYMKKYGMFLLIFSYVIGSITGPGIWYTATAASPRGISALIHNFVWVWATEWVFFIYEVIGVFALVYFIDKIDRRTHLKLTYTFALASVGTLMLIIGIISFMMWPGNDAFYQTGSASDAFFGVNTFPHMFLRIGFMIMIAGVIGLIISSAMKNKEISNELTRKMGYVSLLGGFLVLFFFMWYIKTLPESADILLGIYLPSILTTRIILIVAFALYFLLAIVKPQYIHRSLAIVMLFVIAVVGLWPGEKLRESLRKPYVAGRYIYSNQIISRDVPGKNIKGEVEIIAANGLLRVNPWIPDRLRTITPENRLEAGQLLTKLACSNCHALEPGAKFRPLMARFAGQDKETIKAFMQGSLATGAIPYMPKIDLPDAEFDAMAAWIATQTN comes from the coding sequence ATGGATTTTATTGGCATGTTTCCGCTCTTTTATTTTCCCGATATCGGCTCCGCCTGGTTGATGGGCATCACCGGAACCATTCACATTCTGGCTTCGCACACCTCCGTCGGTGCCGCGCTGCTCTTCGCATTCCTGGCGCACAAGGCATACAAGGAGAACCGCACCGACCTCTATGACTATATGAAGAAATACGGCATGTTCCTGCTGATCTTCTCCTATGTCATCGGTTCCATCACAGGGCCGGGGATCTGGTATACGGCCACGGCGGCCAGCCCGCGGGGAATCAGCGCGCTGATCCACAACTTCGTCTGGGTCTGGGCCACGGAGTGGGTCTTTTTCATCTATGAGGTCATCGGCGTCTTCGCGCTGGTCTACTTCATCGACAAAATCGACCGCAGAACGCACCTGAAACTGACCTACACCTTCGCACTGGCCTCCGTCGGTACCCTGATGCTCATCATCGGCATCATCAGCTTCATGATGTGGCCGGGCAACGACGCCTTTTATCAGACGGGATCGGCCAGCGACGCGTTCTTCGGCGTCAACACCTTCCCGCATATGTTCCTGCGCATCGGTTTCATGATTATGATAGCCGGTGTCATCGGGCTGATCATCTCCAGCGCGATGAAGAACAAGGAGATCTCCAACGAGCTGACCCGTAAAATGGGCTACGTCAGTCTCCTCGGCGGCTTCCTCGTGCTCTTCTTCTTTATGTGGTACATCAAGACGCTGCCCGAGAGTGCGGATATCCTGCTGGGGATCTATCTCCCCTCGATTCTGACGACGCGCATCATCCTGATCGTCGCGTTTGCGCTCTATTTCCTGCTGGCGATTGTCAAGCCACAGTACATCCACCGCTCCCTGGCGATCGTCATGCTCTTTGTCATCGCTGTCGTCGGCCTTTGGCCGGGTGAAAAACTGCGCGAAAGCCTGCGCAAACCCTATGTCGCCGGACGCTACATCTACAGCAACCAGATTATCAGCCGGGACGTCCCGGGCAAAAACATCAAAGGCGAAGTGGAAATTATCGCCGCAAATGGGCTGCTGCGGGTCAATCCGTGGATCCCGGACCGGCTGCGCACGATCACGCCCGAAAACCGTCTCGAAGCGGGCCAACTGCTGACCAAACTCGCCTGTTCCAACTGCCATGCACTGGAACCGGGCGCCAAGTTCCGCCCGCTGATGGCACGCTTCGCCGGCCAGGACAAAGAGACGATCAAAGCCTTCATGCAGGGATCGCTGGCGACGGGGGCCATCCCCTATATGCCCAAGATCGACCTGCCCGACGCCGAGTTCGACGCGATGGCCGCCTGGATAGCGACCCAAACCAACTAA
- a CDS encoding TOBE domain-containing protein, which produces MQIDGRFWLRKDGRNFLGNGRIELLEKIAQTGSIHAAAKAMKMSYKAAWERVNAMNDIADRPIIEKTTGGRGGGGTVLTAHAYELIATYKRFAELHREFINRFAEAGDDPERLARILSRTFLTTSARNQIACSVGSITPHGLRSELRLQLPGGDTLYSVITSTSVRNMGLEEGGDAYAIIKSSDVAISVSAPEASDDINVLKGRITSLQRSSENAEITLQLEGGSKLIGVTDLDASDALETSMEAYATVAKNHIIIGA; this is translated from the coding sequence ATGCAGATAGACGGACGCTTCTGGCTGAGAAAGGACGGCAGGAACTTCCTGGGCAACGGGCGCATCGAGCTGCTCGAGAAGATCGCCCAGACCGGCTCCATCCACGCTGCGGCAAAGGCGATGAAGATGAGCTACAAGGCCGCCTGGGAACGGGTCAACGCCATGAACGACATCGCCGACCGCCCCATCATCGAAAAAACGACCGGCGGCCGCGGCGGGGGCGGAACGGTCCTGACCGCCCACGCCTACGAACTCATCGCCACCTATAAGCGGTTCGCGGAGCTGCACCGCGAATTCATCAACCGCTTCGCCGAAGCGGGGGACGACCCCGAGCGGCTCGCCCGCATCCTCTCGCGCACCTTCCTTACGACGAGTGCGCGCAACCAGATCGCCTGCAGCGTCGGGAGCATCACGCCCCACGGGCTGCGTTCCGAACTCCGGCTGCAGCTTCCCGGCGGCGACACCCTCTATTCCGTTATTACCTCGACGTCGGTACGCAATATGGGGCTCGAAGAGGGGGGCGACGCCTACGCCATTATCAAATCCAGCGACGTCGCCATCAGCGTGAGCGCACCGGAAGCTTCAGACGACATCAATGTCCTAAAGGGCAGAATCACCTCCCTGCAGCGCAGCAGCGAAAACGCGGAGATCACCCTCCAGCTCGAAGGGGGCTCCAAACTGATCGGCGTGACGGACCTCGACGCCAGTGACGCCCTGGAAACGTCGATGGAGGCCTACGCCACCGTTGCAAAGAACCACATCATTATCGGCGCCTGA
- a CDS encoding sensor histidine kinase yields MKASERESFFKSLALYFVTIEILIGFLLYHNYREDVGSLKQQLFLEMKNYNFNFEGEKFSLDFVPKQTEAPLLELREDARTLYALFPLPANQRYLLKIYYPKTDFKAQTGALLGRYLLFMLLLSAVVGAMAFGFARYTLRPLRSALALTDRFIKDIIHDLNTPVSAILINTSMLNREDKAVRRIEKSAKLIGMLYRNLQEYQGGLPQQRDTFRLDTLIAERLAFFRDLYPALTFHTALSATTLSANPDALTRIVDNLLSNACKYNVKEGEVALTLSGGTFSITNTAAAPIRSPRNLFDRFYKESERGIGIGLHIVKKLCDEERIAIAVTQAEKRVTFTCTLPSGQTER; encoded by the coding sequence TTGAAAGCCTCTGAAAGAGAATCCTTCTTCAAGAGCCTCGCGCTCTACTTCGTCACCATCGAGATCCTGATCGGTTTCCTGCTCTATCACAACTACCGCGAGGACGTCGGCAGCCTCAAACAGCAGCTATTCCTGGAGATGAAAAACTACAACTTCAATTTCGAGGGCGAAAAGTTCTCCCTCGATTTCGTCCCCAAACAGACGGAAGCCCCCCTGCTGGAACTGCGCGAGGATGCCCGGACGCTCTACGCCCTCTTTCCCCTCCCGGCCAATCAGCGCTACCTGCTCAAGATCTACTACCCGAAAACGGACTTCAAAGCCCAGACCGGCGCACTTCTGGGCCGCTACCTTCTCTTTATGCTTCTGCTCTCGGCCGTCGTCGGGGCGATGGCCTTCGGGTTTGCCCGCTACACCCTCCGCCCGCTGCGCAGCGCCCTGGCCCTGACCGACCGTTTCATCAAGGACATCATCCACGACCTCAATACCCCCGTCAGTGCCATTCTCATCAACACCTCGATGCTGAACCGGGAGGACAAGGCCGTCCGGCGGATCGAAAAGAGCGCCAAACTGATCGGCATGCTCTACCGCAACCTCCAGGAGTACCAGGGCGGCCTGCCGCAGCAGCGCGACACCTTCCGGCTCGACACCCTCATTGCGGAGCGGCTGGCCTTTTTCCGGGATCTCTATCCCGCGCTCACCTTTCATACCGCCCTCTCAGCGACGACGCTGAGCGCCAACCCCGACGCCCTGACGCGGATCGTCGACAACCTCCTCTCCAACGCCTGCAAGTACAACGTCAAAGAGGGGGAGGTAGCGCTGACGCTCTCGGGGGGCACCTTCAGTATCACCAATACCGCCGCGGCGCCCATCCGTTCGCCCCGCAACCTTTTCGACCGTTTCTACAAGGAGAGCGAACGCGGCATCGGTATCGGCCTGCACATCGTCAAAAAACTCTGCGACGAAGAGCGGATCGCCATTGCCGTCACCCAGGCCGAAAAACGTGTCACCTTCACCTGTACCCTCCCCTCCGGACAAACCGAACGTTAG
- a CDS encoding response regulator transcription factor: protein MARILLLEDDPVLGESLQDLLTRNGFETAWVTDGEAAADAAFDAPFDLYLFDINVPLLGGFDLLSALRDAEDRTPAIFISALRDIDSMTKGFAAGAEDYLKKPFDIDELLLRIKARTHQLERQLRYGEITFNPADGRVSKNNRSIDLGEIRTAIFRLLVTNVGQTIDKSELLELLEQPTDQALRFHISRLKQQLGIDITNVRGVGYRLESL from the coding sequence ATGGCGCGGATTCTGCTGCTCGAAGACGATCCGGTACTGGGCGAATCCCTGCAGGATCTGCTCACGCGCAACGGCTTTGAGACCGCCTGGGTGACCGACGGGGAAGCGGCCGCCGACGCGGCCTTCGATGCCCCCTTCGACCTCTACCTCTTCGACATCAACGTCCCGCTGCTGGGCGGCTTCGACCTGCTGAGCGCCCTGCGCGACGCCGAGGACCGCACCCCCGCCATTTTCATCTCCGCCCTGCGCGACATCGACTCGATGACCAAGGGGTTCGCCGCAGGCGCGGAGGATTACCTCAAAAAGCCCTTCGACATCGACGAGCTCCTGCTGCGCATCAAGGCGCGCACCCACCAGCTCGAACGGCAGCTCCGCTACGGGGAGATCACCTTCAACCCGGCTGACGGGCGGGTGAGCAAAAACAACCGCAGCATCGACCTCGGGGAGATCCGTACGGCGATCTTCCGCCTGCTCGTCACCAATGTCGGCCAGACCATCGACAAGAGCGAACTGCTGGAACTGCTGGAGCAGCCCACCGACCAGGCGCTGCGTTTCCATATCAGCCGCCTCAAGCAGCAGCTGGGCATCGACATCACCAACGTCCGCGGCGTGGGGTACCGTCTTGAAAGCCTCTGA